GCGACCGATCCCGCCAAGGCCGACAAGGGGACCTTGCGGGCCCTCTATGGAACCAACATCGAGTATAATGCCGTCCATGGTTCCGACGGCCCCGACACGGCACAGTTCGAAATCGGCTATTTCTTCCCCGGCATGGACCTCGTCACCCGATAGAGTTTCGCCCACGCACCGCACCACGCCCAGCAGAGATCGGCAGGGAGGGCCGCTCCGTACGAGCGGAGCGGCCCCTCTCAAGCCGCACCATCATCGGAGGCGGCGTCCGCCGAGAAGGTTCTTTCCCTTGGTTGCACCCTGTCTCCTGTTGCTGACCCTGTTCATGACCGGCTGTCCGGCTCAACGGCCGACGCCAGCGACCGCCCCGGTTCCTTCCCCGGTCTCGCGAACAGCCCAGACCGAAGCCGAAGTGCGCGCGCTGGCCGAAGCCCGTTCTCATTTCGACGCGGGACGATACGGGGTGGCAGTCCGGCTGCTCCGTCACTTCCTTGAGCTGCACACCCATTCGCCGGCGATTCCCGAAGCGCGCTGGCTGCTCGGCCGCTCCTATGAAGAACTCGGGGAATGGCATGCGGCGTTGACTCAATACCGGCTGGTGGCGGCGGAGGCCACGCGCCCGCCGGGCCTCTCGCCGGCCATGAACACCCAGGTGCGCGATCGGCTGAGCCTGCTCACCAGACGGCTTGGGCGGGCGGCGCCGGGCACGGCCGGATCGATCGCGGTGTGGGTGGACCCGTCCGCGCTGCCGGAGCCGGCTCTACGCGCACAGTGGCTCACCACCTTCATTGCCGAAGGCGTAACCACGCTGGTCTTCGACGTCGGCCCCCTGGGGCCGGGCGACGTTCCCGGAAACAACCACGAGCGGCCCGGCGCTCAATCCACGCACGGAGTCTATTTCCGCACGACCTGGGCGTCTCTCAAGCGGGACCTGTTTGGAGAAATGCTGCCGCTGGCCCGTGATCTCGGCCTCACGGTCTTCGCCTCGATGGACATCACCACGATTCCCTGGCTCGATCCGACACTGGGCTGGACGACGTATGTCTATGACGACCACACGCGCCAGCTCGTGCCCAGCACGGCCTTCGATCCGTTGCACCCGGCCATCCAGGAGTATTTGACGGGACTGTTGACCGACCTGGCCCGGCTGCAAATCGACGGACTCTTTCTCCGCGTGGGGGAACGCACCGGCCCCCGCTACCATGTCAGCGGCCGCGGGCTCGATCAGTTCGGCTCCCAACTGCCGGCCAATCTCGATCCGAAAACCATCTTGATCGTCGGCCGCAGTCTCCCGCCATCCGGTTCTGGCTCGCCCTCCGCCCCGCAGCCGGCTCCCGCGACTCCCCCAGACCAGGCGGCCATCTTCTGGCGATGGGCTGGGTGGCAGGCGCGTGAGCGTCTGGCCATGCTGTTGGCCCTCCGTGCGTCGCTCCGCCGCTATCAGAGCGGCCTCCAGGTCGTCGTGGCGCTTCACGATACGGCGGTGACCAAGCCGCTCGACGCCTTGATCGACCACGGCGAGGATCTGTTGGAAACGACGACCCGCGGCCTGCCGGTGGCGCTTCCCTTCCCCTCGTCACGGACTCTGTTGGCTTCCGCCGATCCCGATGAAGGCTGGCGGCTCGAATACCTCAGCCGGTTGGTCAATGTGATCGGCTCGCCCGAACGGATCTGGATCATCGTCCCGGTCGCGGCGCCGGACCGCGCGAGCGTCGTTCGCGAACTGCACACCTCCGTCGTGGAATTCGCCCGCACGAGAGGCTTGAATGTGCTGTTCGTTCCGCAGCCGCCACGAGGCCGGTGATTTCTTGACAAACGGGGAGGGCTGCACTACGATCCCGCGTTCACGTGCGCGCGACGCGCGATCACGGACGCAGACAGGGAATCGGTGAGAACCGGAAGGACGGACGCATGAATCCACCAGACCTCCGCTACCATGAAGAACATGAATGGATCCGTGTCGCCGGCAAGCAGGCCACCTTGGGCATCAGCCATTTTGCGCAGGACGCATTGGGCGACATCGTGTTCATCGACCTGCCCAAGGTCGGCCTGCAGGTGAAGGCCGGCCAGCAGATCGGCGAGGTGGAATCCACTAAAACGACCTCCACCATCTACACGCCCGTCAGCGGCACGGTCACGAGCGTGAATCCGGAATTGAAGGACCATCCCGAAGTCGTCAACAGCGACCCCTATGGCAAGGGCTGGATGGTCGTGATCGACTTGAGCCAACCGGCCGAGGTCGAGACCTTGATGACCGCCGCCCAGTACGACACCTTCCTGGCCTCTCAAAAGAAAGGTTAAGGCCGAGGTTGAGGTTGAGGAGTCGCTGCTCCCCTCAGTCTAAACCTAAGCCTTAACTTGAGCTAGACCCTCCATGTCGTCGAACCTTCACATTGTTATCATCGGCGCAGGTCCCGGCGGCTATGTGGCGGCCATCCGCGCCGCGCAGCTTGGCGCAACGGTCACGGTCGTGGACCGCGAGGCGCTGGGGGGCGTCTGTCTCAACTGGGGCTGCATCCCCAGCAAGGCC
The DNA window shown above is from Nitrospira tepida and carries:
- a CDS encoding tetratricopeptide repeat protein — translated: MVAPCLLLLTLFMTGCPAQRPTPATAPVPSPVSRTAQTEAEVRALAEARSHFDAGRYGVAVRLLRHFLELHTHSPAIPEARWLLGRSYEELGEWHAALTQYRLVAAEATRPPGLSPAMNTQVRDRLSLLTRRLGRAAPGTAGSIAVWVDPSALPEPALRAQWLTTFIAEGVTTLVFDVGPLGPGDVPGNNHERPGAQSTHGVYFRTTWASLKRDLFGEMLPLARDLGLTVFASMDITTIPWLDPTLGWTTYVYDDHTRQLVPSTAFDPLHPAIQEYLTGLLTDLARLQIDGLFLRVGERTGPRYHVSGRGLDQFGSQLPANLDPKTILIVGRSLPPSGSGSPSAPQPAPATPPDQAAIFWRWAGWQARERLAMLLALRASLRRYQSGLQVVVALHDTAVTKPLDALIDHGEDLLETTTRGLPVALPFPSSRTLLASADPDEGWRLEYLSRLVNVIGSPERIWIIVPVAAPDRASVVRELHTSVVEFARTRGLNVLFVPQPPRGR
- the gcvH gene encoding glycine cleavage system protein GcvH, whose product is MNPPDLRYHEEHEWIRVAGKQATLGISHFAQDALGDIVFIDLPKVGLQVKAGQQIGEVESTKTTSTIYTPVSGTVTSVNPELKDHPEVVNSDPYGKGWMVVIDLSQPAEVETLMTAAQYDTFLASQKKG